A genomic window from Cytobacillus suaedae includes:
- a CDS encoding FAD-dependent oxidoreductase, which yields MNLQSGKYFWPTTLANPPEYPPLSKDLNCDVLIIGGGSSAAQSAYYLADSGLDVVVIEKNKIGSGSTSANTALIQYSGEKLFINLVNAFGKEYISRYLQLLKEAINEMEAATLKAEIDSEFYRRDTLYFASCKEDIQKLKEEYMLLKDQNFDLLFLEKHHIESRYPFSRDAAIYSYNDGEINPFKYTHALFDYVSKKGVRVFEETEMNGHHFDTDLDQMIISTTSGYTIRARKVIFAAGYEGIDIKKEKKVSFVSTYNVTTTQVLDFSTWYKRTLIWETARPYIYMRTTADNRIIIGGLDENTTYPEDRDSKLMSKKDKLIEEFNKMFPTIHVEPEFYLTGFYGGTADGLPIIGIYDEYPNSYFLFGFGDNGTVYSQMLAKIIAQDIVEGKSPNMELFLQDRPLLNKYK from the coding sequence ATGAACTTACAATCTGGAAAATATTTTTGGCCAACTACTCTTGCTAATCCACCTGAATATCCTCCACTCAGCAAAGATCTTAATTGTGATGTACTTATCATTGGTGGAGGAAGCTCTGCTGCACAATCTGCCTATTATTTAGCTGATTCAGGACTTGATGTAGTAGTTATTGAAAAAAATAAAATTGGCAGTGGAAGTACTAGTGCCAATACAGCACTCATTCAATATTCAGGGGAAAAACTGTTTATTAACTTAGTAAATGCATTTGGTAAGGAGTACATAAGTCGGTATTTGCAACTTCTAAAAGAAGCTATCAATGAGATGGAAGCAGCAACTCTGAAGGCAGAAATTGATAGTGAGTTTTATAGAAGAGATACTCTTTACTTTGCTAGCTGTAAGGAAGACATCCAAAAATTAAAAGAAGAGTATATGCTTTTAAAGGACCAGAATTTTGATTTACTCTTCCTTGAAAAGCACCATATCGAAAGTAGATATCCATTTAGTAGAGATGCAGCAATTTATTCTTATAATGATGGAGAAATAAATCCCTTTAAGTATACACATGCATTATTTGACTATGTTTCTAAAAAAGGTGTGCGTGTATTTGAGGAAACAGAAATGAATGGTCACCATTTTGATACCGATCTAGATCAGATGATCATTTCAACAACTTCGGGTTATACCATCCGTGCTCGTAAAGTTATTTTTGCAGCAGGCTATGAAGGAATTGATATAAAAAAAGAAAAAAAAGTTTCGTTTGTCAGTACATATAATGTTACCACTACCCAAGTTTTGGACTTCTCAACTTGGTATAAACGAACCCTAATCTGGGAGACAGCTCGCCCTTACATTTATATGCGAACCACGGCTGATAATCGAATTATCATTGGAGGATTAGATGAAAATACCACCTACCCGGAGGATCGAGATAGTAAACTTATGTCCAAAAAGGACAAGTTAATTGAAGAATTCAACAAAATGTTTCCTACTATACATGTAGAACCAGAGTTTTATTTAACTGGGTTCTATGGTGGAACTGCAGATGGACTACCCATTATCGGTATTTATGATGAGTATCCTAATAGCTATTTTCTTTTTGGATTCGGTGACAATGGAACGGTGTATAGCCAGATGTTAGCTAAGATTATTGCACAGGATATTGTTGAAGGAAAAAGTCCAAATATGGAGTTATTTTTACAAGATAGGCCTTTGCTAAATAAATATAAATAA
- a CDS encoding PLP-dependent aminotransferase family protein: protein MEFDSIFPTNIKKALRNSPPGEWMSTIPDECIRLNSGYPAKNLVPIEEIKAAVNTVLDEEKDLPLHYVGSPSIFRLKEKVQTRLDERDIYINSDELLITSGACQAIDLIARIFLDQNSVVAIESPTYMEAQEIFKNYTNQFICIPVDQHGLQTDRLEEVLQDRLQNGRILPKFLYTIPTYHNPTGTTMSMERRKHVLELATKYKFFIVEDDAYGELSFFKPPASLKSLDKDNRVIQVGSLSKVVAPGMRIGWVAGPSEIISTLAWFKKDLDHPFAQATMATFLEGRDVGKRLPVLRERYNAKCKIMIAALEKYLPESASWYIPEGGYFVWVKVQGVDTDNLLKQALSKGVAYVPGKYFFYDPLAGSEYLRLSFSYADARDIQKGIKILGEILSHN from the coding sequence GTGGAATTTGACTCTATATTTCCAACAAATATTAAAAAGGCTCTTCGAAATAGTCCCCCAGGTGAATGGATGTCTACTATTCCAGATGAGTGTATACGTCTCAATTCAGGTTATCCCGCAAAGAATCTTGTTCCTATTGAAGAGATTAAGGCAGCTGTAAATACAGTCCTAGATGAGGAGAAGGACTTACCGCTTCATTATGTAGGGAGTCCAAGTATTTTTAGATTGAAAGAAAAGGTCCAAACAAGATTAGATGAACGTGATATCTATATAAACAGTGATGAGCTATTAATAACATCAGGTGCTTGTCAGGCCATAGATTTGATTGCTCGAATATTTCTTGATCAAAATTCTGTTGTGGCAATAGAATCACCAACATATATGGAAGCACAGGAGATCTTTAAAAATTATACAAATCAATTTATATGCATACCAGTAGATCAACATGGCTTACAAACTGATAGACTAGAAGAAGTACTACAAGATAGATTACAAAATGGACGTATCCTACCAAAGTTTTTATATACTATTCCAACTTATCATAATCCTACTGGAACCACGATGAGCATGGAGCGTCGCAAACACGTGTTGGAGCTTGCTACTAAATATAAATTCTTCATTGTTGAAGATGATGCTTACGGAGAGTTAAGTTTTTTCAAACCTCCAGCCTCTTTAAAATCGTTGGATAAGGATAATCGAGTCATTCAAGTTGGTTCATTATCAAAGGTAGTGGCACCAGGAATGCGAATAGGTTGGGTAGCGGGACCAAGTGAAATAATAAGTACTCTAGCTTGGTTTAAGAAGGATTTAGATCATCCATTTGCTCAGGCAACGATGGCTACATTTTTAGAAGGACGGGATGTTGGTAAACGGCTTCCTGTTTTACGGGAAAGATATAACGCTAAGTGTAAAATAATGATTGCTGCACTTGAAAAATATCTTCCAGAAAGTGCCTCTTGGTATATTCCGGAAGGAGGGTACTTCGTCTGGGTTAAAGTCCAAGGAGTGGACACTGACAACCTGTTAAAACAGGCTCTTTCCAAAGGGGTAGCATATGTCCCTGGTAAGTATTTTTTCTATGATCCACTTGCAGGAAGTGAATACCTTCGTCTTTCTTTTAGCTATGCTGATGCTCGAGATATCCAAAAGGGAATAAAAATCCTCGGGGAAATTTTAAGCCATAATTAA